A window of the Trichoderma asperellum chromosome 6, complete sequence genome harbors these coding sequences:
- a CDS encoding uncharacterized protein (EggNog:ENOG41), whose product MAYNPYGAPHNPYGAPPGYGYPGAAPGMAAPPGLGPPPGMSSAPGMAPPPGFQQANVPQANRPSGLPPFQAPTNMPNINFNAPVIRLGTGASAGGGGRSDDRPAQSGGRAGLGMERGSDQGRMAARESMQTLLPPTSDEKLRTIFLHQIPEGLGGDEGTKKLLGAVGKLRRWDPSDSTSEERKGTKFGFALYEDFDSLAAAVKLLSEEEVQIPTKKQPSTSDPPADDSFEDVEKIKLQVAVDATSLSYLETYKEGKGDDASFEQRIESARTALKQVIRELFYPPVVETADTNGDVAMGNTETEENVEVVNIPLAQEDELADIPPEMREVVAGEIAAFRERSNQRDMERLQREEELEEMERRRNGAGRSRLASPPRNSNNVPLGPRGVSVPNAPSGPKGQGGSNRVAFVNGGMNNSDLSMRRDDEDTDASDEELWRRYTAERKAEDDKIYAEAERKWVNRERSRQAALERERERERHDIENLERRKQEQLEREKTWDDEREAARKSHIYYRDRAGWARKRNSDRAEEEARDEADRQAEKVERNREQARLEHARGMADDFLDQQAREMEQREAAAAAAAPQPFKLSLGAAAQRAQASRAAPQRRTIAEVEGLLDDEEVESTRRQLIPIQLDTTSGAAGMSEEEISQAVRALAQEIPSEKDGLWAWEVKWDFMDDAVVRDKLRPFVEKKIVEYLGVQEEMLVEAVEEHLRKHGTAGALVEELEGALDDEAEDLVKKLWRMLIFFTECEKRGLPA is encoded by the exons ATGGCCTACAATCCGTATGGAG CTCCGCACAATCCCTATGGCGCGCCACCTGGATATGGCTATCCTGGAGCGGCGCCTGGAATGGCCGCTCCTCCTGGGTTAG GACCTCCACCAGGCATGTCTTCTGCCCCGGGAATGGCCCCTCCGCCGGGCTTCCAGCAAGCCAACGTGCCCCAAGCTAATCGTCCAAGTGGCCTGCCGCCCTTCCAAGCCCCGACCAACATGCCGAACATCAACTTCAACGCGCCCGTGATTCGACTGGGTACAGGAGCGTcagccggcggcggcggcagatcCGATGACCGACCAGCACAGTCTGGAGGAAGAGCTGGGCTTGGTATGGAAAGAGGATCAGACCAAGGGCGAATGGCAGCGAGAGAGAGCATGCAGACGCTACTGCCTCCCACGAGCGACGAGAAACTACGAACGATCTTCCTACATCAAATCCCGGAGGGACTGGGCGGCGACGAGGGCACCAAGAAGCTTCTTGGGGCCGTCGGTAAGTTGAGACGCTGGGATCCGTCGGATAGCACGTCGGAAGAGAGGAAGGGAACCAAATTCGGCTTCGCCTTGTACGAGGACTTTGATTCTCTGGCAGCTGCGGTCAAGCTCCTGAGTGAAGAAGAGGTCCAAATCCCCACTAAGAAGCAGCCGAGTACTAGTGATCCGCCAGCCGACGACTCCTTTGAGGATGTTGAGAAGATAAAATTGCAAGTGGCTGTGGATGCCACATCGCTCAGTTATCTGGAGACATATAAAGAGGGCAAAGGGGACGATGCATCCTTTGAGCAGAGAATAGAGAGCGCCCGCACTGCGCTGAAACAGGTTATCCGAGAGCTCTTCTATCCTCCTGTGGTCGAGACAGCCGATACTAACGGCGATGTTGCTATGGGCAATACGGAGACTGAGGAGAACGTGGAGGTGGTCAATATACCCTTGGCACAGGAAGACGAGCTGGCAGATATTCCCCCTGAGATGCGAGAAGTTGTTGCTGGAGAGATTGCTGCCTTCCGTGAGCGTAGCAATCAACGGGACATGGAGCGCCTGCAGCGAGAAGAGGAGCTCGAGGAGATGGAACGACGACGCAACGGCGCTGGCCGATCAAGACTTGCTTCACCACCGAGGAACTCAAACAATGTGCCCCTAGGACCTCGAGGCGTATCGGTGCCCAACGCCCCCTCCGGCCCCAAGGGTCAAGGCGGATCCAACCGAGTTGCCTTTGTCAATGGAGGAATGAACAATTCAGATCTGTCCATGCGGAGAGACGACGAGGATACCGACGCCAGTGACGAAGAGCTCTGGAGGAGATATACGGCTGAACGGAAGGCTGAGGATGACAAGATCTATGCGGAAGCAGAGAGGAAATGGGTCAACCGAGAGCGATCACGACAGGCTGCACTGGAGCGAGAGCGGGAACGAGAAAGACACGACATTGAAAAtctggagagaagaaagcaagaacAGctggagagggaaaagacTTGGGATGATGAACGAGAGGCGGCCCGTAAATCACACATCTACTACCGAGATCGCGCCGGCTGGGCAAGGAAACGAAACTCGGATCGtgctgaggaagaggcaagAGACGAGGCCGACCGGCAGGCCGAAAAGGTGGAACGAAACCGCGAGCAGGCCCGACTGGAGCATGCTAGGGGCATGGCAGACGATTTCCTGGACCAGCAGGCTCGCGAGATGGAGCAgcgcgaagctgctgctgctgccgccgcacCGCAGCCATTCAAGCTTTCTCTCGGAGCGGCGGCTCAGAGAGCCCAGGCCTCACGCGCAGCACCGCAGCGTCGCACAATCGCCGAAGTCGAAGGTCTCctggacgacgaagaagtCGAGTCCACCAGACGACAGCTTATCCCCATCCAGCTGGACACCACCTCTGGAGCCGCAGGCAtgtcagaagaagaaatctcGCAGGCCGTCCGAGCACTCGCCCAGGAAATTCCCTCGGAGAAGGACGGCCTCTGGGCGTGGGAGGTCAAGTGGGACTTTATGGACGACGCAGTGGTGCGCGACAAGCTGCGGCCGTttgtggagaagaagattgtggAGTATCTCGGCGTGCAGGAGGAGATGCTGGTGGAGGCTGTGGAGGAGCATTTGCGGAAGCATGGCACGGCTGGTGCTTTGGTGGAGGAGCTCGAAGGG gcatTGGACGACGAAGCAGAGGATTTGGTCAAGAAGCTCTGGCGTATGCTCATCTTCTTTACCGAGTGCGAGAAACGAGGCTTGCCGGCGTAA
- a CDS encoding uncharacterized protein (EggNog:ENOG41), with product MAKSISSPPKVDDVIVTAPRPHILLVTINRPKQLNCIRNDMHFQLERLWKWYDAEPSLRCAIITGMGRAFCAGADLKEWNERNAHPEEQSKKTPESGFGGLSNRRGKKPIIAAVNGLCLGGGMEMIINTDMVIATVDARFALPEVARGVVPIQGALPRLIRSVGMQRASEMALLGRIYKADEMLRWGLVNHVIVRGGDVVGEALQWAIELANNSPDSVIVVREGLQGGWEPENPKESTDRVLAEVYPQMDGGDNMTEGLRAFVEKRKPIWKDSKL from the coding sequence ATGGCCAAATCAATCAGCTCACCCCCAAAGGTCGACGATGTCATCGTCACCGCGCCTCGTCCACACATACTCCTCGTGACCATCAACCGCCCCAAGCAGCTCAACTGCATCCGCAACGACATGCACTTCCAGCTCGAGCGCCTCTGGAAGTGGTACGACGCCGAGCCCTCGCTGCGGtgcgccatcatcaccggcATGGGCCGGGCTTTTTGTGCTGGCGCGGATCTCAAGGAGTGGAACGAACGCAATGCCCACCCGGAGGAACAGTCCAAGAAGACGCCCGAGAGCGGATTTGGCGGACTCAGCAACCGCCGCGGCAAGAAGcccatcatcgccgctgtcAACGGCCTGTGCCTGGGCGGCGGCATGGAGATGATCATCAACACCGACATGGTCATCGCCACTGTCGATGCCCGCTTTGCGCTGCCAGAGGTTGCCCGCGGCGTAGTGCCGATTCAGGGCGCGCTACCTCGTCTCATTCGCTCCGTCGGCATGCAGCGCGCATCCGAGATGGCCCTGCTGGGCAGAATCTACAAGGCCGATGAGATGTTGCGGTGGGGACTGGTCAACCATGTGATTGTGCGCGGCGGCGACGTGGTTGGCGAGGCCCTCCAATGGGCCATTGAGCTGGCCAATAACTCTCCAGACTCCGTCATCGTGGTTCGCGAGGGCCTGCAGGGTGGCTGGGAGCCAGAGAATCCCAAGGAGAGCACCGATCGCGTCCTAGCAGAAGTCTACCCTCAGATGGACGGGGGAGACAACATGACGGAAGGCTTGCGGGCCTTTgtagagaagaggaagccgaTCTGGAAGGATAGCAAGCTATGA